The Saprospiraceae bacterium genome includes a window with the following:
- a CDS encoding aspartate carbamoyltransferase catalytic subunit, producing the protein MNIKEQKSGSQLSTKHLLGINYIQKEDIDLIFRTASEFKEVINRPIKKVPSLRDVTIANVFFENSTRTRISFELAERRLSADVVNFAASSSSVSKGETLLDTVNNILAMKVDMVVMRHPAPGAHHFLANHIDANIINAGDGTHEHPTQALLDAYSMMEVLGDLKGKNIVIVGDILHSRVALSNIFCLKKLGANVKVCGPPTLIPTHIKSLGVEVEYSIRKALEWCDAANVLRIQLERQDIHYIPSLREYTQYFGINKKLLDSIGKKIVIMHPGPINRGIELSGDVADSEQSIILQQVENGVAIRMAVLYLLAGKI; encoded by the coding sequence ATGAATATTAAAGAACAAAAATCAGGATCTCAGTTAAGTACCAAACATTTGCTTGGGATCAATTATATTCAGAAAGAAGACATTGATTTAATTTTCAGGACTGCATCAGAATTTAAAGAAGTCATTAACCGACCCATCAAAAAAGTTCCGTCTTTGAGAGATGTAACGATAGCTAATGTATTTTTTGAAAATTCAACCCGCACAAGAATTTCCTTTGAGTTAGCTGAAAGAAGATTGTCCGCAGACGTGGTTAATTTTGCAGCTTCATCTTCATCTGTCAGCAAGGGTGAAACTTTGCTGGATACAGTAAATAATATTCTGGCAATGAAAGTGGATATGGTGGTCATGAGACACCCGGCGCCGGGAGCCCACCACTTTCTGGCAAATCATATCGACGCCAATATTATAAATGCCGGTGACGGTACGCATGAACATCCTACGCAGGCACTCCTGGATGCCTATTCTATGATGGAAGTTCTGGGTGACCTGAAAGGTAAAAATATTGTAATTGTTGGAGATATCCTGCACAGTAGGGTAGCTCTCAGTAATATCTTCTGTCTTAAAAAATTGGGAGCTAATGTTAAAGTTTGTGGCCCGCCAACTTTGATACCGACACATATCAAATCATTAGGCGTAGAAGTTGAATACAGTATCCGAAAAGCATTGGAATGGTGCGATGCTGCCAATGTACTAAGAATACAGTTGGAGAGACAAGACATACATTACATTCCATCATTAAGAGAATATACACAGTATTTTGGTATTAACAAAAAGTTGTTGGACAGCATCGGTAAAAAAATAGTAATCATGCACCCCGGACCTATCAACAGAGGGATAGAACTTTCAGGTGATGTGGCTGATTCAGAACAATCGATCATTTTACAGCAGGTTGAGAACGGGGTAGCGATCAGAATGGCAGTCCTTTATCTGCTTGCAGGAAAGATATAG
- a CDS encoding redoxin domain-containing protein — MRFLILTFICCVMTTVLSAQYKFEIDIKNYTNDTLILGNYFGEKQVVKDTMFATNTGHFEYSKDSLSAGMYILLLKPENTFIQFLVNGTEKKISISFDSKDLSEVRFKGSPDNDLFYKYLDFLKDKRVLADTLKARITRAEAAETTDEVSKKALEQLDKDVQNYQKDLILKNPKTLTAYLIQSNIDIDIPEFEEEGDALQMKRYLYYKKHYFDNIDISHPALIRMPFTHPKINTFITKLSNQQPDSLIKTVDYILEKLEPNPDAYRYYLADFLNQYAQMKMVGLDAIYVHLVDKYYTKGKATWVTEENLKKMSDNADDLRPILIGKIMPDFTTYKEDGTPVRLHSIKSKYTILLFWAPDCGHCKKVMPGIVDFYSKNKGKNLTMLTVCTKGGEKTETCWPAIKEKNMTDFINTADEYQRYHKDIRIKSTPKIFILDDKKEIIVKDIPGEELERIFNEVVEFEEKRRIEKQ, encoded by the coding sequence ATGAGGTTTTTGATTTTAACTTTTATTTGTTGTGTTATGACAACGGTGCTTTCAGCACAATACAAATTTGAAATCGATATTAAAAATTACACCAATGACACATTGATTTTGGGTAATTATTTTGGTGAAAAACAAGTCGTAAAAGATACGATGTTTGCCACGAATACAGGACATTTTGAATATTCCAAAGATTCCCTTTCTGCAGGTATGTATATTCTTTTACTGAAACCAGAGAATACTTTTATACAGTTTCTGGTGAATGGCACAGAGAAAAAAATCAGTATTAGTTTTGATTCTAAAGACCTTTCAGAAGTTCGTTTTAAAGGAAGTCCTGATAATGATTTGTTTTATAAATATCTTGACTTTTTAAAGGATAAAAGAGTCTTGGCGGACACCCTTAAGGCAAGAATCACCAGAGCGGAAGCTGCTGAGACAACAGATGAAGTTTCTAAAAAAGCATTGGAACAATTAGACAAGGACGTACAGAACTACCAAAAGGATTTAATTTTGAAAAATCCTAAAACGCTTACAGCATATCTTATTCAATCCAACATTGATATTGATATTCCTGAATTTGAAGAAGAAGGAGACGCACTTCAGATGAAAAGGTATCTGTACTACAAAAAGCATTATTTTGATAATATAGATATAAGCCACCCTGCATTGATCCGAATGCCTTTTACCCATCCCAAGATAAATACATTCATTACTAAATTGTCCAATCAGCAACCTGATTCATTGATTAAAACAGTAGATTATATTTTGGAGAAGCTGGAACCGAATCCTGATGCGTACCGCTACTATCTGGCAGATTTTCTGAATCAGTATGCACAGATGAAAATGGTAGGTCTTGATGCTATTTACGTTCATTTGGTGGACAAGTATTATACAAAGGGCAAGGCAACCTGGGTTACTGAAGAGAATCTGAAAAAAATGAGTGATAATGCCGATGATCTGAGACCTATTCTTATTGGTAAAATTATGCCTGATTTTACTACATATAAAGAAGATGGTACCCCCGTCAGATTGCATAGTATAAAATCTAAATACACAATATTACTTTTTTGGGCACCTGATTGCGGGCATTGTAAAAAAGTAATGCCGGGCATAGTAGATTTTTATTCTAAAAATAAGGGTAAAAACCTGACAATGCTGACGGTGTGTACAAAAGGAGGTGAAAAAACCGAGACTTGCTGGCCCGCCATTAAAGAAAAAAATATGACTGATTTCATCAATACAGCTGATGAATATCAGCGTTACCATAAAGACATCAGAATAAAGTCCACACCAAAAATATTTATTCTCGATGACAAAAAGGAAATCATTGTCAAGGATATTCCCGGTGAAGAATTAGAGCGTATTTTTAATGAAGTAGTAGAATTTGAAGAAAAAAGACGCATTGAAAAGCAGTAA